TATAGCTCTTGGAGTTTTGTTTATAAAACTTAGTAGTAGTATTTTGCTGTGACTTGTAGTTAAAGGAAAGACAGATTTTTATTGTAAGCCTAAAATTTGACATGTATCCCTCTGATATTCTTCTGCAGGGTGCTCCTTGACAGAGCGCATTCGGACTACGACAATGCATTTCATCAGCTTGACTTTGACATGCTTTCCTCTCCTGAACACACTTCAATCAATTTATTTGCCAATACCTCAGAAACGAATACCTCGGATAAATGTTTCTCTAAAGACCTCAGCCAGATATTAGTCAATATAAAATCATGTAGGTGGCGCCATTTTAAGCCACGGACAACATCCCTACATGAAAGTGACAATGTTGACTTTTCCTGTAGAACGTTTCACAAAGGTATCTCTCGAACAGGCACAGCACAACCTGGGACCCAGACTTGCAGTACCTCGACAAGTAAAAGTAGCAGTGGTTCAGCACACTTTGGTATGTGACCTACTATTCTCTCTACTCGATCATTTCTCTGAAATATTTATGTCACTACAAACGAATGTATACCACCTTACATATCTCTTCTGCATAAAAGATACTCTTCCTTTCAGTTTGTGCAAACTCTTTTGCAGCAACGTACGGCTGTTGGTTTTGTTGAAAAATCTGTTAGTTTTCATTGGTTGTATTCCTTATGCATACgtttaaaaacaaagaatgtgTCTGCCATTTAGAGAGTTTTGTACTCATTTGGTTGCTCTTGCGTATTAGTGATTTTGACCAGATTTGTGACGGAAGGCAAAGTCGTGAATGAGGGAGATTTCgattattttccttttagattTCTGATGTGATTGCTTATCAAAATTAACAGCTACCTATATGGTGGAGGTCATAAGTTCTTTTCTATTCTTCAATTTCTCCTTGAGTATAGGATCTACAAGATAAACAAGTGAATTGATAATGCATGCAGATGCATTTAAAAAGTAGAaccatacattaaatataaaacctagGCACTATAGATGCAGAACCGTGCATTACTTTCTGTACTAGAGTGAAAACATTATGTTGCTTGCTGTATTGGgtaaaaaaagcctgaaaagtgAAAACACTACTGTAGCCATCAGGCTTGGTGGTAAGCtgcaatgtaacatttttgttccAATTTTAAGTAAGCTACAGGGGCCCATTCCTATTGTCCACTAAAGGCATTATTTAACTACAAAAAAGGGGTTTGTAATCTCTTTAAAATCCTCTTTTTGGTGTCCCTTGCGcaatacaggattttttttaactgcatccTTCTATGTACTGAAAAGATTTTATGGCGAgttcaaaatcctttttttcttttaattctattGAGGGGCACTTGGTGTTTTTCACCTTCTGAGGCAAAAGCATTCCAATTGAGGAACAGGCAATACATGAAGTGATGCCAAAAGCCCAGAAAAAAAACTAGAGCCTTTCTGCTGCCTGAAGGACTTTGCAGCTGGTATCTGATGATGCCCTAACATCCAGCTGGCAGAACCTGGAGAACATGTAAACAGAAGACTAGGTACCAGccctgcaatctgggaaatgccaaaaCGTACAAGCATCATTTGGTTTTGCTAGATGAAAGGATGCACCTGATCTTGGAACCATGGGATTGGATGATGGACTGCCTTAGCCTCCTAGAAATAGGGTTTATCCAGGATTACAAAAATAGAATTCTAGAAGTAGTTGATGAGAAGCCTTTATCTTCCTGAACCACACTCAGACAATAGAGGGGCATTTTTTGTGGTGAACTTGAGAAGTGACACCGATGGGATCCTAGTTGAGATAAAAGGCAGAGCATATACTTTAGGCAAGAAAAAAGCCTTGGTTCAAACACCACCCTGTCTGTATGTAGAACCACAAATTGTTTGCTAACAAGGGAAGGGCCAACACTTTGCTTCAAATGGCAATTTCTTTAGTGCACTAAGCTTCAGGATCATGGAGTCACATGGGAATATAAATTTAGGTACAAGGGTCTTGATCAAACACCATCTTGATCATATAATAGGGTTATTTCCAGGCTTACCCCTGCAACATCCAGTCCACGGTGCTCAGCTGCAGCACTCCCATGTCAAGGTGGAGATCACTGTGATGTTTACCTGCATGTAATAACTGGCTTTAGCATGTAGAATgtaaaaaacatactggtaagtatttattttcttctttgttgaaagctgccattgctgactttcttGTCCTCTAAATACAAATTGCCATGCTGTTTTTGTTTCAGTGCCAGAAGTATACAGATAAGGACATCTGACTTTCTTGTTCTGGGTCTGTGGTTGGAAAGTTTTGAAACCAAAGTgtataacagccaggcaactagcctTTTATGAAACAGGTCAGCAGTGGCAGTcttcatatttattttgcttttattaccttgtatttttatcatttgcatCCAAAGAAGTTAAGGAGTGAAAATTGCATAAGATACTTATGTTGCCAAGATAATATATTGGTTACCTTTCATTTCCTATGTAAATtcagaaaaggaaacaaaatacaaactttgCTTTTAGTATGGCATAGTAATAGTGTATGTATACCTAATTCAGattatatatgtactatatttcAGAGTCTCACATATTAAAGTATAGCTCACTGTTGTCCGCCCTATGACCAATCCTTATACCTCATTGTCTGCGATCTACTCATTTTATTCACATCAGGAACCAACCGCCTGATGATTGAAACATGGAGTTGGCAATTGTGCTTTTCAAAATGGTAGTTGCCTGGCTTTTATGCTAAACCCCCTTTACCTTTAGCCAGGCTTGTGACCACAAACCCAAGTGTgcacaagacatttttttttaccttttgtagcAGTGTAGCACTGACAAACCACTAATGTTAAGCTTAAAAGCAATGACATCAATCTCATATTTGTAGCTGCTTTTTTGTGGtgctaataatttttatattgtatatttttttttttgttttaaatgtgtggTTTGCTTCCTTTTGTTAGGTTTTTGTTTCAAAGACCTTGGACTCTGCTAGTGCGCAGTTTGCTGTTACAGCTTTGGTAACGTCTGAGCAGCTGATGGCCTTCAAAATGAAGGAAGATGTTGTCCTTGGAATAGGAGTGAATGGCATCCTTCAAGCCTCAGGTACAGAGTGTGATAGTTTTGTTTCTAGCATTTCTTCTGATCTTTATCTATCTGCTTTTgactatagttttttttccttttttgtttttttttgtgccaggAGTTTACAAGGGCTTACACCTCAGTAGTAATACACCTGCAGCACTCGTACACACAAGTCAGTCATCATCCTCTTCATCTTCGACTGGTTCAGCATTGCTACAGCCTTCCAATATAACACAGACTGCTACTTCCCACAGCACTCTGAGTCACCAAGTAACTGCTGCCAATTCTGCAACAACTCAGGTTCTGATTGGGAATAACATCCGATTAACTGTACCCTCCTCCGTTGCCACTGTAAACTCTATAAACACCCTCAATGCACGCCATTTACCTAGGACTTTAAGTGCTGTTGCCCCATCTGCCTTAAAGctggctgcagcagcagcagcgaacTGTCAGGTACCCAAGATTCCAGCAGCAGCTTCTGTGGATGGAGTACCGAGGTAAGAACCATTACTTGTAGGTCAGTGCTTCATATTTGGTATTTATGTACCTTGCACTTCTGTTGTTAAGGAAGGAAAACCTTGGTAAGCTTGTAACACTGCCcacgtataaaaaaaaaaaaaaaaaaagttttaaaacactttGTTTAGGATTTTCTTTAGTGATGTTGATGTGCTTGTTCTTtggcatatttcatttttttttatctataaatatggCTAATGACCATAGAATGACTAATAGGCCAGAACAATGAGAGCAAAGGGG
This window of the Pyxicephalus adspersus unplaced genomic scaffold, UCB_Pads_2.0 Sca497, whole genome shotgun sequence genome carries:
- the LOC140345072 gene encoding enhancer of polycomb homolog 1-like (The sequence of the model RefSeq protein was modified relative to this genomic sequence to represent the inferred CDS: added 73 bases not found in genome assembly); its protein translation is MKQVFVSKTLDSASAQFAVTALVTSEQLMAFKMKEDVVLGIGVNGILQASGVYKGLHLSSNTPAALVHTSQSSSSSSSTGSALLQPSNITQTATSHSTLSHQVTAANSATTQVLIGNNIRLTVPSSVATVNSINTLNARHLPRTLSAVAPSALKLAAAAAANCQVPKIPAAASVDGVPRENHDTEKPALNSITDNTVAMEVT